The DNA segment atttgaaACTTCCTCACCAAGAAAAAAATCCcagcaaaaagaaaaacaatccaagaaaaagagagaaaattccTCCCTCTCTTGTCTTCCCTTGcagaaaaaagaaaaccctaattcCATTTCCTAAATACCCCTAATTTcccaactttttttttcctttcattttcattctacattttttttcctccgaaagaaaacttttttttaaagaaatttttttaaggtcTTTTGAGGTCTACGATTATTCaagaatcaatttttttttggagTAATTGTGGAAGACATGGATATTCCTCAAGAAGTTGATGATTACATTAAAGAAACAATTGAAGATTCCTTAGGTCTTGAAATCTCCACTCAATCTTTGCAACTAAAGCTCCGCTCCACCGAAGAAGCCCAGCGTCGACTCCGTGACCAGTGCTTATTCCTTCTCTCAAAATTGAAGGAGAAAGATCAAATCATCGAGCGCTCAAAGGCTCGTTAACTCAGTTTTGAGTATTATTTTCGATTTATTTAAATGTGGAATTATTgacattttttattgaatttttttaaggcGGAAGCGAATATGAATGCGGTGGCGTTGAAGAAATTCGTGGAGGAGAATCAGAAGCTTGCGGCGGAGTGTGCGAATCTGTTGACTCAGTGTAACAAATGGGAAAGAGAGTGTTCGCTCTATGATCGTGATAGGGAAGCGTTGATGGATTTTGGGAATGAAGCGGATGAGAGGGCAAAGAAATCTGAGATTAGGGCTCATGAATTGGAAGAAGAATTGAGGAAATTAACTGAAGAATTAAGGTTCTACAAGCACCATTATGAGAACCAAGGGGTAAATTAAAAACTttcctttaattaattaacttttacTTTGTTTTCAATTGTTGATATTGCTGACTTGAGGATCCTTAGTTAAACATTTGAACTTAGTTGAGCATGCATGAGAAAACCATTAGATGACATAACTTGAACACAATGGAACTGCTTTAAGTagattgttttcagtttttaatgttatatgaTTTGATTAGAAAACCCGCCATCATATATAGTTCTGTTTAGTACTATGATACCTCTGAAGTTACTGATAAGCATATATACATTCCTTGAAGATTGATTCATCTTCTGAGGGCACTGCTTTGGAAGAGAATTTGCTTGAGTCGGTTCTATCAACGTTGATTTCTAAAGATGAAGTTATGTGTGGACGAGCATTCTTGGAGGCAAATAATTCACTTGAAGCATGTCAAAAGATGCTTAAAATGTGGAATAGGTGacgttttcttcttttatttctttcatctGCAACTCTGTTGATTAATGGAGATATATGTGCTTTCTTCACTGCTAGACTACTCACATATTTCTGAATCAAATTTTTGGCTTGTTTTGTTTTGCAGGTTGAGGCCTTCAACTCGAAAAATTTTGTCACTGGCTGCGGAAGTAAAGACCCTTGAGAAAGACAAAGAACATCTCAGAATGAACCTTTGTAAAGCTGAAGATGAGGTAATAACCAAGAACTTCAAACACTGCATGCTCGTTGAAATTTGCATATTCCTTGTcataaaaaagatatttttatcCCTGTAGGTCAAAGTTCTGTTTGAAGAAAACAACATATTGGATGAAGCGAACAAAAGATTATTGAGGCAATACCACAAAGAAAAGAACCTCCATGGTTCTGATGGGAAGCATTCTGGTAGTGCATCTACGAAGGTGAGGAGGGAATATGTTGGATTCTCTGTATCTGTTTTGTCTTGCACGAGTGCTTGTTCTCACATGTAAAGACTAAGTGCACTTCCTGCATGTGTTTAGTCCATAAACACAAATTCATTGATTTAGTGCTATTATTTGCCTGACTCTCTCGCAGACAAACAAGCGAAAATCAAGTCCCAAGATATGCAGTCCAATTGAGAAGAAGATTGATTTCACTGATCCGGATTCAGCAAGGAAGCCTCTCTCACCCTTGCGGCATAACTCCCCTGACTTAAGAATTTAGAAGTGAATACTTAAATCTCGTGCATGATAGGATCTATTCTCTTTGCAACAATGATTATGTTAGAAGTAGATTTACATATAGCTTTTCTGAAGCTGAGATGTTTGTAGTTGTGAGAGATAGCTCCCAAGCACCGGAAGGAAATCCCTCCTCCCCCTTTTTTTATAAAAGGTGTAAGTAACTCTGTCATCTTCTGCTTTTCTTTAGGCCTGACTAATCTGATATCATAGAATGGATAATAGCTCAAGCTAGTGCTGTAGAGAGAAATTTTAGCAATTCTAAAATTGATTGTTAGATGCATATCGTTTTGGCAGTCTCTGATTAATTTGTGTGAATTTAGCACATTACTTAACTACTCTAATTTTTCAGAGATTTTTAGCTTTGTTTTGTTGGGTGATTAGCTCTTTTATAGGCTCAATTCTAATCCTTTCTTTTCACATTAAAAACTGTTGTTTTTGTGGGTTCACACTGACTGCATTTTGGGCCTTGTAAAAATTCTGGGATTTAAAAATGGACCACTATTCTCACATTTGTTGTGTGCTAAAGTTGCTTTCGAGATGCCAACAAGAAGAAGAGTTAAACTATATCCACTATTCTAGTTGTTATCATTTGTACATTTTCTGCTCGCTGTTACACACTGTAGTTCGTTGTTTGAAAAGGTGCAAAATTGccctaaaattttatcaaatgttTTTAATcgggataaatattaaaactatacatgagcttgataaaatttgcaatattataaattgattttaatttggcgcatttgtataaattaaatttttaggtttaatttttacattttattaatcTTGTTATCTATGTGGTTTAGTTTTCCTTTAGATCATGTATAAATTGTTGAAATGACATTTTATtaggttaaaaaataaataaataaatttaaataagttcatttagacttttttaaaaaatggatttCTCGAGGAAATAGAAAACTCtgttcgtaaatatttttaacttagatgaaaataaatttttttattctttaatctaaTAAAATGGCATGTTAGCAATTTATCTGATTTAAAACGAAATGTATgcaaattgtattaaaatttcggTATAGATGAATAACTATTTCAAAAGACGCATTAATTTCTATTCAGATTTCATTCTGTTATTATAATTtacgagaaaaagaaaaaaatataaaattatgaagaAAAAGCGAGCTGTCAAAGAAATCAATAACaacttaattttatcattatcttGATATTTTAAAGGATTAGAAtgatatttattttcattaccTCATTATTACATGTAGCATGcgtaaaacatttttttttctggAAAAATATTATATGGGCTTTCTTCTTTGGTGGCGGTGGTTGGCCGCCTTGGTGAGGCTGAGGTCCCATTAGCCTAAAAGGGATGAAGGCAAGAAGATTGCACCCAAGTGAAGAGCAAAAGGAATCTTAAGCTTACGAGAAAAAGGTTGGGATAGGTGGTCCACAAAAGGGTGTGATTGGTGAAACCATCCAAATATTCAAgggttttttttaatactttatgCAAAATTAGTAATAACAAGaccgaataaaaaaataaactaaaatctatacataaatatgcataaaatgaGACGAAAATTTATACTCGTAATTATGTATAATGAGACTCAATTTTAGATCTCAAGAACTTAAAAGTAAAAGCTTTATGaatcaaaagataaaattcaaCACTAAAATTAACGACTTAATTGACAAATAAGgatttaaccaaatattttaagtttacccattaatttaaaactttaccctaatttgggatgtatATGCACTTTATGTTTAATTCATATGTGACCAAATCAGTACTTGAACAATTGACCAGGCCTAGGCAAGCTAGAGTGGCATTGCCTAAGGGTAGTTTGCCTAAACCAATTGACCCCAATAACTCAACTAACCAAACCAAACCCATCTTCCTTAAAAAGAGCATATGATTTATATGCCTTTTGTATGATTTTAGTGGCTTCTTTACTTGGGGTAAATAGGGGAATGAAGAGAGGCCATTTTGGTTTTTACATCACTTGAGAGTTACTTAAATCATGGCCATGGAGACTTTTAGTCTCATGTTAGGTGGGAGGTTTGTATCAAAATCTGATTCACCAAATCCATTTTTGGACAACTTCAAAGACAACACTTGTAAGTTAAGTCCTTTCCCATTTTGTTCTGTGTTTCAGTTTTttcaaaaggttaaaatatgctattagtACTTTTACTTTATAAAGTTTGAGAGTTAGCTctatacttaaaaaattaaaatttcaaatctgTAAGTATTTTCTGTCAAATTTTGTCAATTTGAAATTTCGGTTAGGTTGTCCTTATACAACGTGACAATGAttactagaaaataaatataagttTACAAATTTTGACATAAACTACCAACAAAAATAACAATTGAACTaggaattttaaattgaaaaaagtagAAGGATtggatttttaacttttaaagtacaaatattaaatctcaaattctatacaaatatagtgactaacaacatattttaaccttttcaaaacaaaaacatcaaaGGTATCAACAATTCTTTTTCCATAAAAAAGGATACAAGATCAAGGTATGTTACTGGACTTATAAAGGATCGAAAGTGGTATTTATAAATCACCCAtcaaataaaattgttaataaaacTTGAAACCTAAAGTTTTTTGAAATTCTAACGATTACTCAAACAACTGAACCAATTATATTCAGAAAAGATTATCAATATTAATCATTAGCTAATCATCTCCCCCATTTGATTCCTTTTGCAAGGCAATGGACTTTTAAAGTCCTCATTGTTTTCCCACAACCTAAATTGCCTAATTGAAACCTAAGCTTCAAAACTTTTCttcctattttagggtttttttcccttctttcgaAGTCTAAGATAACATGTAGTCAATGGCAAAAAAAAAGCCCTTCTAAGGGTTGTTTGTTGGATGCCAGCTTTTGTGTACAAGAGAGAGTTTCCTAGATAAAAAAGATCACATCTTGTTTGAGTACTCTTCAAGCATGTTATATTGACTGTTCCACTCTGTTTTGCATTACCAAACATCTCTGTTTTTAGATAGAtgggtgaatatatatatatatatatgtacgacCTTTTTTCGTCTGTTTTTGAAAGTAACCTCTAACAGAATATTAATGGTGGCAAATCTTCATGATGGCAACTACTGACTTGTTTATAAAATAATCAAGAAGAAAACGAGATAAAAGGAATTCCCATGCtttttcttcactaacaatccATCATTATAATGTCTAAAAGTATATCAATGGAGATTATGGAGTTCCTTTTAATTGATATGGAATGCACAATTAATTCCTTATGATCTGGCTTGGTAGCAAAAAGTACATAGCCACCCATTAAAGTTACCTTACTTATCCATTATTTAACTCATCTATTATTGTAGATTTTgtcttagctcgattgacatGGGTATTGTTATCAATGCAAAAAGATGTGGATTCAAGTGCGTTGAAGCGTATTATGCTTCGATTTATGGGTTAGGGAAGTACTATGTGTAGTTCtaaatattgtgtcaaaaagatGAGGCATGATCATAATCTAGAGTagttcaaaaagaaagaaaaaaaaactcatctATCATTTGAGTGAAcagcaataaaaaaaataaagatgaaacaACCATAAGATGTGATGTGTTGGTAGTTTATTTTGTTCTTTAAGCATGTGATTATTGTTTCAATCCGTGTTTATGAGAAATGAGCACATTTCATAGTCAAATGTTTATCTCTTTAGAGAGCTCACATGTGTTTATCTTCGCATATATAAGCGAAGCTAGAGGCCCCAAAATGAAAATTACCTCTTTAGTCCCTTTAGGAATTAcaaagttttaaatattaattgtaaaattgtaTTTCAATctctcttaaaatttaaaattcaattatagTTTAATCCCttgaaaaaatgttaaaatttatgttaatacaatggcaaaattaaatttttaactctaaaatttttgtaattcaaattcaatccctctaaaaaaaattctaacttcGCCCCTTAAACTTAATCTCGATTTGAAAAGTTTTTAGTGTTAGGTAATAATTCATCCTTTTGGAATGAAGTTTCCtttttacaaaatattgattTTGCATGGGAATTAAGTGTACCAAACATATTCCTTCCATGGCATTATAAAAGGAAACTCCATTTCAGAAATTTTTATCACAAAATTCTCCtatctctgttttcaaagtgTTTCTCCACCTAGCCTCTTCCACAAGAAAATGGCAAGCTCAAGTGTGGGAATGGCCTGTCTTGGGCTAGTTTTATGCATGGTGGTTGGGCCAAGCTTGGCCACGGTTTACACTGTTGGTGACACCTCTGGCTGGGCAACCGGTGTCGATTATAGTGGTTGGGCTAACGACAAGACCTTCAAAGTTGGGGATTCCCTCGGTACTACTGATTTTCTTAAACCTCAATCTCTTGGCCATCACTAACTCCCCCTACATTTTTtatggttaaattctgctattagtatCTTTACTTTACGAAAGTTATGGATTTAACACCTacactttaatttggtcatttttagtcattgtagtacttttcaaattttaaaatttcagtcctcaccaaacaataattattaaattcattaagtttttttattttcaaaatttaatgcaacaaaaatattatcatatatttaatgTCGAGAtagcttgttatttttatatattacctaCTAAGAATCTAACTATAGATTAAAAAATATTGGGTCAAGACTGaagttttgaaatttgaaaagtaaaaagactTAGAATGATTCAATTAGAGAATATATGCTAAATCTATAACTGTATGCATAATGAaggactagtaattgaatttagcTGAAAGTATTTAACTCCTTCTATTTGGgtcaggactaaaatttcaaaatttaaaaatttatagacTAAAATTGAAAGCATAGGGACTAGTAGAagaatttaaccttttttatcTATTCATAATGGTTTTTAACGTTTTTCGTTTGTGGTTTGGTTGCCTTTAGTTTTCAATTACCCAACAAGCCATACAGTGGAGGAGGTAAGTTCTAGCGATTACAGTACATGTACGGTGGGGAAAGCAATCTCGACGGATAGCACCGGAGCCACCACCATCAATCTGAAGACCGCCGGTACTCACTACTTCATTTGTGGTGTGGCTGGTCATTGTGAGAGCGGCATGAAGCTTGCGATCAAAGTggagtcttcttcttcttcatcttccacTGATAAACCATCAACCACTTCACCATCTACTACTACGACGACTAAGATCCCGgattcatcttcttcatggaatCTTTCACCGGTTCTGGCTTTTGCTACAACTTGGGTCGCATTGTGCGTGATGATGGTTGTTTCATAAGCTTTTGGTGGCTAAAATGGTGGTTGGCTTGGCCAGGATAGAGGCAGTGCTTTGTTTGTATTGAGGATTATTGCTTTTATCTTATGAATGAGAACCTTACTTGTTCTGTTTTCTAcggtattaagtatatatatatatatatgggagaTGTTATTTGAATCGGATCAAAATCGGTTAATTATCGACTAAAAGACTAATTGAAATAGTTTTAACTGAATTTTTTtactgttttaaatttttaataattttttaatcgaaCTAATAAATCAGTGTCTAACTGGTTTAACTTAAAAATCGttggaaataaattttatatattttatattttttttcactcATGTAATGGAAATAATTGtgggttgttgtttcatgtttcCTGTGAATATtggttaaaattttcaattatccCATAACCCTTTGACAACATTAGCAAATtagggaaaaatattttttaggatTAATGACAAaagatttagatttttttaattacattatttctgtattatttaaattctagatagataaaataagtcatattattttagagtattttaatttatatacgaTTGAACTCGTATCATTTGGCtcaataaaactttaattttatcacttaattaaaacttcattttgattattttgtacatattaattttattattatacatacGATATTACTTCCATTAATTTTATATCTAAAATAgtattaaacaaaaatataatgataaatttaacgcTTAATGTtggatcattaaaatattaattgtacaaAAAGATACGAAAATGTGTAAAACAATTTTAGTTTTATATCGATCCACCCTCCTCTCTCTACATATATGGGAGGGATCCATTTGCATTGATGTAAAATTTAAGTGGTTTTACactctttcataattttttatacgattaatattttaataatccaaCCATCAGATTTCATGCTTCATTCATATAGATTATGTATGTCAAGTTCGATCTTAATTAAAAATTCCAAACcattcattttatgtaaaaaaatcattcattaaatatatattaatacaaataatattttaGATTGATAAAAAAAGATATCAGATTGATTCAAAATTGTACATGCATGacaagtataattatttataaattcaactgtttgattgttaaaatactaattctataaaaaattacgGAATGATGAGGAACCACTTAAAATTTATACTACTGGAAGTGAAGGGACCCACATGTGTGTTGGGAGGAGAGATCCACTTATtctgaaataaaattaatatgattttacttttttttttataattttttctgtgattaaaattttaatagtttatctgttatatttcatgtctcattcataTGGATCTTGGATGTCAAATTTGGagtaaagaattttttttcatgTAACAAACTATCAAAAACCCACACATGACACACACACAAAGTGAGGTGAGGACTCACACATTGCAATTACGCATGATAAGACTCGAACCTTCAAAGTCTCCACCTTAAGCAACAAATCGGAATCTCATtggcaattaatttaattttaaattttaataatttagcaCAATTGAAGATTATTTTTAACTATCTCATTATATAGCCCattcccaacccataaataggaagatagtACGTTTCAGCGTATTTGAacccatatttttttatattgacaacaatacccaTACTAATCGAACTATCATTCTAAATTACATACTATTTCCACTTCCATATTTGTAATATATTCATTTTTGGACATTATAAACAACAAATAGTATAATATCTGCCCTTTTAAtcaaaagtaataaataaagatTTATATTTTAGCCTTTTTCATGTACATTTAAGGACATGTGACCTGGCTTTCCAATTATATTGCATGTACTAATGTTTATATACAAAGAGGTCCACCCAATTTTCAGAAATACCAAAAAAGAAGGGCCAAATTTCCATTTTGTAATACTATTGTTATCTGGTTTTATAAGAAAATGGCAAGGTCAGGGGCAGGGACGACAATGTCGGGTGTTGTGGTGGTGATGTGGTGGTGTATGGTGGTGCAGAGGCTGGAAGCTACAGTTTTCACCGTTGGTGAGAGCAGTGGATGGGTTGTTGGTGTTGATTATGATGCCTGGGCTAAATCCAAGAACTTTAAACTTGGTGATTTACTTGGTTAGTCCTCCATTTcgtgtaatttttatatttagattattggagttcaaatttttaacaatttttttttcgacCTTAGAATCGATTTGACGCATCTATCTATACTAATATTAAACTGTCGGTGAAGTTGATGTCCCAAATTAACTTAGCaccaatttaattagaaaattactAATATATCCATGAGCTTAGAAGCTGAAAATTTGGTTGCCTAACAGTGTTCGATTATTCAAGTGCCTATGCAATAGATGAAGTCTTTGAAAATGGCTACAACACATGCAATATCGATCATCCGATCACCTCCGACAACAGCGGCTCCACCGTCATTTCTCTCCTCAATGCCGGCCCTCATTACTTCATCTGCGGCACACCTGGTTATTGTGCCCAAGGCATGAAGTTCATCGCTAATGTTACCGCTTAATCTCCGGCCGACATTAATCCATTCATCATCCACACACACCCTTGGGGCCTTTTCCATAACTAATTTTGTTATGACTTTGCTTATCTTATTTTTCGATTTTTATTTTGTATCCAAAAATatcttatatttaaataaatggaaaaatttcaAAAGTACATATAGATTTTTTTTGGATGTGTGATTTAATATAGTGGTGGATCTTAGTGTTAAGTTTTAGGAGGgcctaattaattttttcaaaataatttaagggtttaattgaaatttctaaaaaatttagAGGGCTTAATGAGAATTTCCCAAAACAATTTGGGATTTAATTGTAAGGATTACAATGTTGATGGGCTTAATAggaatttctaaaaaaaatgaaagtccttgtttaaaatttcaaaaaaaaaagatgctTAATgagaatttataaaattttaggagggcctaattaaaattttcataaattttcaacGGCCTAACCCTTAAGGATCCGTCTATGATTTAacacattaattttaatttggtgcaattttATACGTGAAActgtaattttatttaaatttatatgcttatatataataaatatgtgacattgatattaatgtttttttgttttaaatgaaccTGTGTGTTGACTTGATGGCTAGGGTATTCACCGTTTTAAGTCTGGTCTGAATTCAAGTCGCGCTAATTACATTATTGTTAGGATTTTGTCCTTCTCTTTTTGATTCAccaactaataataataatatcatgatttattgaaaaaaagaataagaagaaagGCATGATGACTTTTTTGGCTttctaattttgtaaaaaatttattttagccatctatttaaattttcaccacttttagcccttaaacttatttttttgtcaaatgacctcaaaatagatggaaaatttaaaatttgttaactttgctgacatgACGGCATACACATGTATTATCACGTAGATGACACAcgttagcatttaattaattttttttaaaattaatttttttataaaattaaaactttttaaaataattttaatgatttttaatatttaaatttttttatatttatttttgtatactCGATCTCATAGATACATATGAAATTCTATGGAAAATCTTATTCGATAAAAGTCATATATACGGCTTGGAGGGAGATCTTTCATATCTTTCGAGATCCACCCTACAATATGGggtcaaaaagccaaaataaattattttagcccTTATAAAAAGAAATGAATTCTTAACCCCTTTCATGCTCGTGTCACGTAGAGGTACTGCAGAAGAAAAAACTGCAAAATCCGATCCAATTTATCATAATCAATTAGTTAACATTTGGTTAACCGTATTCTGAAACACAGAAAAATCATTGACTTATCAAATTATCTATCGTGCCttgaaaaatattcaacaaaagaCAGAAACAAATTCACTAAGGTTAAATAGAGaactaaaatttctttttttattatataaaattagagGGCCAAATAActtattatgttaaaaataaaaaatattaagtatataattacattaaattaagattcacatattcataaattAGGTGATAGTGTTTAtcacaatttaatttaaaataaatataatttaaatttttatggacTTTTATTATAATTCTAGAAACTACCGTTCAAAATTCTCTTAAAAATAGTAACATATTAAAGCAAAACAAAAGGAATTAATTAATGGTTATAAAAAAACTTtccaattaattttaaatatattgttAGTTCACTGAACTTTGGGTTTCACCGATTTTTCCTTgctatttttaactaaaaaaatattatcttctattatcatattcatatattatattatttacaataaaataatattatatttactaagtaaaattGATAATATATGTATGATGTACTCTTATATTTGACACTTTTTGCTTGTTAATTCTCTTGTCTTATGAATTTTTCACTACTTAattggttgtatttgatttatttcttgtGTAGTGAACCCAATACTAGAAATGGCAACAAAAAGACGTAAtctgcaattttttttctttttattctgtcACGgttggagtcgtgggcacgacgCTTATTTTGTCACGGctggagtcgtgggcacgacgCTTATTCTGTTACGGctggagtcgtgggcacgacgCTGGGCGCGACGCTGATCTGACGTGGCAAATCAGAAGTCAACACAGGGAATATTCTGgaaacaacttatcttgatctattgACGTGATTTGAGGGATTTtggatttcattttcataattttaaagatattatcttttttttttgattaattttCCTTGTTGATTTGGGCATTTGAAGCCTATAAATACCCACCTTTGGGTAAGGCTAAGGGGATCTCTTGTCTTTTGTTCTTATTGCtactttgttttcatttttaataaaattttcttcttttgttttatttctactttactttattttattttatgtttttacattATCAAaacatgttaagcatgataatCAATATCATGCTTGGCTAATTTTTCTCAAGCCAAGAGCTAGTACGAATCAATTCCTCACGT comes from the Gossypium hirsutum isolate 1008001.06 chromosome A06, Gossypium_hirsutum_v2.1, whole genome shotgun sequence genome and includes:
- the LOC121230336 gene encoding myocardial zonula adherens protein, producing the protein MDIPQEVDDYIKETIEDSLGLEISTQSLQLKLRSTEEAQRRLRDQCLFLLSKLKEKDQIIERSKAEANMNAVALKKFVEENQKLAAECANLLTQCNKWERECSLYDRDREALMDFGNEADERAKKSEIRAHELEEELRKLTEELRFYKHHYENQGIDSSSEGTALEENLLESVLSTLISKDEVMCGRAFLEANNSLEACQKMLKMWNRLRPSTRKILSLAAEVKTLEKDKEHLRMNLCKAEDEVKVLFEENNILDEANKRLLRQYHKEKNLHGSDGKHSGSASTKTNKRKSSPKICSPIEKKIDFTDPDSARKPLSPLRHNSPDLRI
- the LOC121230337 gene encoding blue copper protein, giving the protein MASSSVGMACLGLVLCMVVGPSLATVYTVGDTSGWATGVDYSGWANDKTFKVGDSLVFNYPTSHTVEEVSSSDYSTCTVGKAISTDSTGATTINLKTAGTHYFICGVAGHCESGMKLAIKVESSSSSSSTDKPSTTSPSTTTTTKIPDSSSSWNLSPVLAFATTWVALCVMMVVS
- the LOC107943838 gene encoding blue copper protein; amino-acid sequence: MARSGAGTTMSGVVVVMWWCMVVQRLEATVFTVGESSGWVVGVDYDAWAKSKNFKLGDLLVFDYSSAYAIDEVFENGYNTCNIDHPITSDNSGSTVISLLNAGPHYFICGTPGYCAQGMKFIANVTA